GACAAATATCTCAAAAGATATGGAAGATGGAGATAAATGTTTCTAATGAAAGTTGCAGTGTATCAAGGAAGACAGACAAAAAATGATTCATGCCAATAACTGCAGTAGTTTCGGAGAAAATAGCTTGTCGGACTTTATGTACCTCATTctctatgtatattatattaaaagtatttgtatatgctattatgttatgctatgttatgtatatatactaattttaaatatttatttatacagcTCATTTCTTCGTTTCAAAACAAGTTTTACATTTAAGCCATTTTTCTAAACTTGATAGTTTCCATATTGATCTATAGAATATATTTCCAACCTGTAACTTTAGAAGCTGTTTTTAATCCTTCAATATAGATGACTTCCAATGAAAAAAGCACATAGTCAAATAgttttttttaagaataaactTCTGTGTAAGTTTCgcaataattactatatatcgatTGGTTTTGTTTCTTTATCATCGTGCCAAATACATTGAAAATGAGTAATATTgtaaggaaaattaaaaaaaaaaaaaaaaacaaattgaatATTTCCTAAAATATAACTAGACGGATAACATTGAAAACTTTGTATGTATAGTTAAtgttaaacattaaatattaaatgtagGTATATCTATCTGTTCATAGGTCCTTCACAACCTGATGAAGACGACTATGGATATGTTTCACAGGAAGCATCTGCATTTTATAATCAGTTAATGAATAAATACAACAGTACGACTTCGCAAAAACCAACTTTCGATGACTGCCGAAAAAGGACAATAAAAGATATAGCATCTACAAAGGTATGAAAGAGCATATATTTTGTAGCTTTTATAGCTTTTTTAGATTATATTACACTTTTTATATGGAGGGGGAAATGATCAAGGTCACAATGTTTTGACGATTCTTATACAAATCATttgtgtataatatgtatatatgtatattgtgtaTATGAATACATGAAGTTGAATAGAAAATTTAAGATAACCGAGAACcagttttttataaaaaaatatatgaccACCATGAAAAACTGTATTTGTAcactgtaatataatttttatttcttttattaccgTAACTAATAACTACGAtttaactaaaatatttattaatcgcgttattaaatattaattataattccaGGATAGAGTAAAACTAGCTTTAAAACAGCAAGAAGTGGAAGAAGCTTTAGGACACCGTCGGAAAAGAAAACATTCCGTAAAAGAGGTAGGATTAGAGGTAGAAGAAAAAACTGAAAAAGAGACTAAAgatgataaaaaggaaaaagatgagAAGTTAAAAGCCAAGAGGAAACCTATGCCACCACCTATTGATTTttctgaattattaaaaattgctgaaaaGAAACAACATGAACCAATTATTATCGAAGCTAAACCAAAAAGTGATGAACCAGAAAGGTTATTGACGAAAAAGCAAATGAAAGAATatgcaaaagaaaaagaatggcGAGAACGAAAAGAACAACGAAATAAACTTAGCAATATGAATAATAAAGAGGGAAATGTTACATctaataaactaaataaaacACAAGATTGTCGTAATAATGCCAGTTCTtctaacaaaatattaaaagtatccGAAAAATTAACCACAGTATCTTCAATTTCGAATAAAACTCTTTCCAAAGCAACAGGATTACAATCATCAACTTCTAAAAAAGGAGGTATTGAGAAACCTAATCTCAATAAAGTTACTCCAAACAAGCccaatatttcaaaaacatcTGAGAGAGATATACTTTctgaggaaagaaaaaagttggaaacagagagaaaagaaTTAGAAGAAATGCGACAAGTaattgaagaagaaaaaaagaaattaagattAAGCAAAACTCAAATTGAAGAtacaaaaaattcgaaaattgagAAGTCAGTATCAAAAATGAAAGTAGAGAAACGAGAGTTatcaaaaaatatacataaagaaTCTCCAGCAATTGGCATAACAAAGTGTCGTATACCACAAACAatgaacgataaaataaaacaatttccaCCAGCAGACATGAAGTCAATCAAATCTAAACAAATGCTTCATTTAAAGGAACAGAGGAAGTCACTGGTTAACCATAAACGTAagaaagtttatatttttactttattaattgtATGTCAGAGAAAAGAATTATTGTGGAAGGATAAATCTTAATAATCAAAACTTTCTACATATTTCATGTTTAGTTTCATTAAGttcatatttagaaaaattttaaggccattatttttttaagttttacATTTTGCAACAGTCGCGTTGTAGAAAAGCTCTTAAATATAAAATCAGTAACGCTAAGATTTTGTAGCagtataacaattatattaattgttatatttgttatataattgtatattttaattgtttgatTTCAGTCAATTGATTTGAAGTCAACAATTCCTAGGTTTTCTCAATTTTGATGTACTAGTAACTATATGGGAAGTCTAAATCGTTAGATTTAGGAACAGGATAAGAAAAACAAGGCAATAACttacatatatatctaataaatatattcctATATGTGCAGGTCGTATAAGAGATGAGGATGATGAAGAGGAATATGACTCTGAGCTTGAAGATTTTATTGATGATGAAGTAGAAGAAGGAAATGAAGATTATAGTAAATATATAAGCGAAATATTCggttatgataaaaataaatataaatatgtagacAATGACGATGATGCAGCTATGGAAAGCAGTTTTGCACAACAGCTCAAAGAGGAATATGTATCTACTAAAATAGGTATtgctaacaaattttttatactGTTTCGCGgatctttctatttttataattatctacaggaataattaaataatctgATGTTTTTAGGTATTATGGAAGATTTAGAAGACATGCGTATGGAAGCTttggaaaaaaaaaggaaagctctctt
This DNA window, taken from Bombus terrestris chromosome 3, iyBomTerr1.2, whole genome shotgun sequence, encodes the following:
- the LOC100644204 gene encoding protein SPT2 homolog isoform X2, which gives rise to MKKAHSQIVFFKNKLLCPSQPDEDDYGYVSQEASAFYNQLMNKYNSTTSQKPTFDDCRKRTIKDIASTKDRVKLALKQQEVEEALGHRRKRKHSVKEVGLEVEEKTEKETKDDKKEKDEKLKAKRKPMPPPIDFSELLKIAEKKQHEPIIIEAKPKSDEPERLLTKKQMKEYAKEKEWRERKEQRNKLSNMNNKEGNVTSNKLNKTQDCRNNASSSNKILKVSEKLTTVSSISNKTLSKATGLQSSTSKKGGIEKPNLNKVTPNKPNISKTSERDILSEERKKLETERKELEEMRQVIEEEKKKLRLSKTQIEDTKNSKIEKSVSKMKVEKRELSKNIHKESPAIGITKCRIPQTMNDKIKQFPPADMKSIKSKQMLHLKEQRKSLVNHKRRIRDEDDEEEYDSELEDFIDDEVEEGNEDYSKYISEIFGYDKNKYKYVDNDDDAAMESSFAQQLKEEYVSTKIGIMEDLEDMRMEALEKKRKALFKKKFKK
- the LOC100644204 gene encoding protein SPT2 homolog isoform X1 — protein: MDFGTLLSVAQKNENNKQSIACYQTKFSPPKKPTKQSKSLSENIKKFLARKEEEERQKALEEKKKRENLLALRDHKAQSRINKHLKVCKAANKSVLPDAIDNENTAVTMAGPSQPDEDDYGYVSQEASAFYNQLMNKYNSTTSQKPTFDDCRKRTIKDIASTKDRVKLALKQQEVEEALGHRRKRKHSVKEVGLEVEEKTEKETKDDKKEKDEKLKAKRKPMPPPIDFSELLKIAEKKQHEPIIIEAKPKSDEPERLLTKKQMKEYAKEKEWRERKEQRNKLSNMNNKEGNVTSNKLNKTQDCRNNASSSNKILKVSEKLTTVSSISNKTLSKATGLQSSTSKKGGIEKPNLNKVTPNKPNISKTSERDILSEERKKLETERKELEEMRQVIEEEKKKLRLSKTQIEDTKNSKIEKSVSKMKVEKRELSKNIHKESPAIGITKCRIPQTMNDKIKQFPPADMKSIKSKQMLHLKEQRKSLVNHKRRIRDEDDEEEYDSELEDFIDDEVEEGNEDYSKYISEIFGYDKNKYKYVDNDDDAAMESSFAQQLKEEYVSTKIGIMEDLEDMRMEALEKKRKALFKKKFKK